In the genome of Pongo pygmaeus isolate AG05252 chromosome 9, NHGRI_mPonPyg2-v2.0_pri, whole genome shotgun sequence, one region contains:
- the KCNJ1 gene encoding ATP-sensitive inward rectifier potassium channel 1, with product MLKHLRKWVVTRFFGHSRQRTRLVSKDGRCNIEFGNVEAQSRFIFFVDIWTTVLDLKWRYKMTVFITAFLGSWFFFGLLWYAVAYIHKDLPEFHPSANHTPCVENINGLTSAFLFSLETQVTIGYGFRCVTEQCATAIFLLIFQSILGVIINSFMCGAILAKISRPKKRAKTITFSKNAVISKRGGKLCLLIRVANLRKSLLIGSHIYGKLLKTTVTPEGETIILDQININFVVDAGNENLFFISPLTIYHVIDHNSPFFHMAAETLLQQDFELVVFLDGTVESTSATCQVRTSYVPEEVLWGYRFAPIVSKTKEGKYRVDFHNFSKTVEVETPHCAMCLYNEKDARARMKTGYDNPNFILSEVNETDDTKM from the coding sequence ATGCTCAAACATCTTCGGAAATGGGTCGTCACTCGTTTTTTTGGTCATTCTCGGCAAAGAACAAGGCTAGTCTCCAAAGATGGAAGGTGCAACATAGAATTTGGCAATGTGGAAGCACAGTCAAGGTTTATATTCTTTGTGGACATCTGGACAACGGTACTTGACCTCAAATGGAGATACAAAATGACCGTTTTCATCACAGCCTTCTTGGGGAGTTGGTTTTTCTTTGGTCTCCTGTGGTATGCAGTAGCGTACATTCACAAAGACCTCCCGGAGTTCCATCCTTCTGCCAATCACACTCCCTGTGTGGAGAATATTAATGGCTTGACCtcagcttttctgttttctctggagACTCAAGTGACCATTGGATATGGATTCAGGTGTGTGACAGAACAGTGTGCCACTGCCATTTTTCTGCTTATCTTTCAGTCTATACTTGGAGTTATAATCAATTCTTTCATGTGTGGGGCCATCTTAGCCAAGATCTCCAGGCCCAAAAAACGTGCCAAGACCATTACATTCAGCAAGAACGCAGTGATCAGCAAACGGGGAGGGAAGCTTTGCCTCCTAATCCGAGTGGCTAATCTCAGGAAGAGCCTTCTTATTGGCAGTCACATTTATGGAAAGCTTCTGAAGACCACAGTCACTCCTGAAGGAGAGACCATTATTTTGGACCAGATCAATATCAACTTTGTAGTTGATGCTGGGAATGAAAATTTATTCTTCATCTCCCCACTGACAATTTACCATGTCATTGATCACAACAGCCCTTTCTTCCACATGGCAGCGGAGACCCTTCTCCAGCAGGACTTTGAATTAGTGGTGTTTTTAGATGGCACAGTGGAGTCCACCAGTGCTACCTGCCAAGTCCGGACATCCTATGTCCCAGAGGAGGTGCTTTGGGGCTACCGTTTTGCTCCCATAGTATCCAAGACAAAAGAAGGGAAATACCGAGTGGATTTCCATAACTTTAGCAAGACAGTGGAAGTGGAGACCCCTCACTGTGCCATGTGCCTTTATAATGAGAAAGATGCTAGAGCCAGGATGAAGACAGGCTATGACAACCCCAACTTCATCTTGTCAGAAGTCAATGAAACAGATGACACCAAAATGTAA